One region of Streptomyces sp. CG4 genomic DNA includes:
- a CDS encoding glycosyltransferase family 39 protein: MTSTLPAVTAATVPAQRQAAPTTCSTGRTQPPVRLRSSRPDLLLCGALLTAILVVQGWNIADYPTLSDDEGTYLAQAWAVQQGRGLAHYTYWYDHPPLGWIQIALAGWIPSALSPGSMTVGTMRITMLLVGGVSAVLVYVLGRRLSLPRWAAGLGMALFGLSPLAVVLSREIFLDNIAVMWLLLAFCLAASPSRHLWHHFGAGLAAAAGVLTKETMLVVLPALFVTMWRHSHRDTRKFALTGAVTACVLIGFSYPLFALLKGELLPGAGHVSLWDGITYQMSRPGSGFILDQGSGSYGVLHSWLYYDRVLPLGGLAGALLLLLTWRWSVTARALAGPALTVAVLAVVALRPNGYLPAMYVIGALPFLALVLAGGAASVAHAVVRRWRAESENRYLTGSRYALAAVLALAAGGYVVPHWYDGDRTAVTADANKPYRQASHWLSTKVADPKDTRVLVDDALWLDLVHAGYRPGLGAIWFYKADLDPAVTKTLPHGYRDLDYVVASPTVRRDAKDLPNVRAAIRHSTPVATFGSGPDRIEIRRIQAAGGAR; this comes from the coding sequence GTGACCTCCACACTTCCCGCGGTGACCGCAGCGACGGTCCCCGCGCAGCGCCAGGCTGCGCCCACGACCTGTTCGACCGGTCGAACGCAGCCTCCGGTACGACTCCGCTCCTCCCGCCCCGACCTGCTGCTCTGCGGCGCTCTGCTCACCGCGATCCTGGTCGTCCAGGGCTGGAACATCGCCGACTACCCGACCCTCAGCGACGACGAGGGCACCTACCTCGCCCAGGCCTGGGCCGTCCAGCAGGGCCGGGGCCTCGCCCACTACACCTACTGGTACGACCACCCGCCGCTCGGCTGGATCCAGATAGCCCTGGCCGGCTGGATACCCTCGGCCCTCAGCCCCGGCTCGATGACCGTCGGCACCATGCGGATCACGATGCTGCTGGTCGGCGGGGTCAGCGCGGTCCTCGTCTATGTCCTCGGGCGCCGGCTCTCCCTGCCCCGCTGGGCCGCCGGGCTCGGCATGGCCCTGTTCGGGCTCTCCCCGCTCGCGGTCGTGCTCAGCCGGGAGATCTTCCTCGACAACATCGCCGTGATGTGGCTGCTGCTGGCGTTCTGCCTGGCCGCCTCGCCCAGCCGCCACCTGTGGCACCACTTCGGCGCCGGCCTCGCCGCCGCCGCGGGCGTGCTCACCAAGGAGACGATGCTCGTCGTCCTGCCCGCCCTGTTCGTCACCATGTGGCGGCACAGCCACCGCGACACCCGCAAGTTCGCCCTCACCGGAGCCGTCACCGCCTGCGTCCTGATCGGCTTCTCCTACCCGCTGTTCGCCCTGCTGAAGGGGGAGCTGCTCCCGGGCGCCGGGCATGTCTCGCTGTGGGACGGCATCACGTACCAGATGTCCAGGCCGGGTTCGGGTTTCATCCTGGACCAGGGCTCCGGCTCGTACGGCGTCCTGCATTCCTGGCTGTACTACGACCGTGTCCTGCCCCTCGGAGGCCTCGCCGGAGCCCTGCTCCTGCTGCTCACCTGGCGCTGGTCGGTCACCGCCCGCGCCCTCGCCGGACCGGCGCTGACGGTCGCCGTCCTGGCGGTGGTCGCGCTGCGCCCGAACGGTTATCTGCCCGCCATGTACGTCATCGGCGCGCTGCCCTTCCTCGCGCTGGTGCTGGCCGGCGGCGCCGCCTCCGTCGCACACGCGGTCGTCCGCAGGTGGCGGGCCGAGAGCGAGAACAGGTACCTCACCGGCAGCCGGTACGCGCTCGCCGCCGTGCTCGCCCTCGCCGCCGGCGGCTACGTCGTACCGCACTGGTACGACGGCGACCGCACCGCCGTCACCGCCGACGCCAACAAGCCCTACCGGCAGGCCTCCCACTGGCTCAGCACGAAGGTGGCGGACCCGAAGGACACCCGGGTCCTCGTCGACGACGCCCTCTGGCTGGACCTCGTGCACGCCGGATACCGGCCCGGACTCGGCGCCATCTGGTTCTACAAGGCCGACCTCGACCCGGCCGTCACCAAGACCCTGCCGCACGGCTACCGGGACCTCGACTACGTCGTCGCCTCGCCGACGGTCCGCCGCGACGCCAAGGACCTGCCGAACGTCAGGGCCGCCATCCGGCACTCCACGCCGGTCGCCACCTTTGGCAGCGGCCCGGACCGCATCGAGATCCGCCGGATCCAGGCCGCGGGAGGCGCCCGATGA
- a CDS encoding glycosyltransferase, giving the protein MLTSVFIAAVSLALFWMAAFTLWWQMHAWRTPEVLASTRFGRPDGGEHLSFSLLLPARHEQAVLDHTIQRMLESTHTDFEIIVIVGHDDPETTEVAERAAARDGRVRVVVDTHEKKNKPKAMNTALPHCRGDVVGVFDAEDQVHPELLAHVDHAFRTTRADVVQGGVQLINFHSSWYSLRNCLEYFFWFRSRLHLHAQKGFIPLGGNTVFVRTDVLREADGWDPDCLAEDCDLGVRLSSVGKKVVVAYDSDMVTREETPGSLMSLLKQRTRWNQGFLQVYRKKDWRQLPGFGQRLLARYTLMTPFMQAFSGVIIPLNAAVALFLDVPVGVAFLTFLPLVTAVVTFVFEVVGLHDFGVQYGLRVRFAHYVKLIVGGPFYQVLLAGAAIRAVWREQRGRNDWELTSHVGAHLTAAESLREDLPA; this is encoded by the coding sequence TTGCTGACGTCTGTCTTCATCGCTGCCGTCTCACTGGCCTTGTTCTGGATGGCGGCCTTCACCCTGTGGTGGCAGATGCACGCGTGGCGCACGCCCGAGGTGCTGGCCTCCACCCGGTTCGGCAGACCGGACGGGGGCGAGCACCTGTCCTTCTCGCTGCTCCTGCCGGCCCGGCACGAGCAAGCCGTGCTCGACCACACCATCCAGCGGATGCTGGAATCCACACACACCGACTTCGAGATCATCGTGATCGTCGGGCACGACGACCCCGAGACCACGGAGGTGGCCGAGAGAGCCGCCGCACGCGACGGGCGGGTCCGGGTCGTCGTCGACACCCACGAGAAGAAGAACAAGCCGAAGGCCATGAACACGGCGCTGCCGCACTGCCGCGGCGATGTCGTCGGGGTCTTCGACGCCGAGGACCAGGTCCATCCGGAGCTGCTCGCCCACGTCGACCACGCCTTCCGGACGACCCGGGCGGACGTCGTCCAGGGCGGCGTCCAGCTCATCAACTTCCACTCCAGCTGGTACAGCCTGCGCAACTGTCTGGAGTACTTCTTCTGGTTCCGCTCCCGGCTGCACCTGCACGCGCAGAAGGGGTTCATCCCGCTCGGCGGCAACACCGTCTTCGTACGGACCGACGTCCTCAGGGAAGCGGACGGCTGGGACCCCGACTGCCTCGCCGAGGACTGTGACCTGGGCGTCCGGCTCTCGTCCGTCGGCAAGAAGGTCGTCGTCGCCTACGACTCCGACATGGTCACCCGCGAGGAGACGCCCGGCAGCCTCATGTCGCTGCTCAAGCAGCGCACCCGCTGGAATCAGGGCTTCCTGCAGGTGTACCGGAAGAAGGACTGGCGGCAACTCCCGGGATTCGGGCAGCGGTTGCTCGCCCGGTACACGCTGATGACCCCGTTCATGCAGGCCTTCTCCGGCGTCATCATCCCGCTCAACGCGGCCGTCGCGCTCTTCCTCGACGTCCCCGTCGGCGTCGCCTTCCTCACCTTCCTTCCGCTCGTCACCGCCGTCGTCACCTTCGTCTTCGAGGTGGTCGGACTGCACGACTTCGGCGTTCAGTACGGCCTGAGGGTCCGCTTCGCCCACTACGTGAAGCTCATCGTGGGCGGCCCCTTCTACCAGGTCCTCCTCGCCGGAGCCGCGATCCGCGCCGTGTGGCGCGAGCAACGCGGCCGGAATGACTGGGAGTTGACCTCGCACGTCGGCGCGCACCTCACCGCGGCCGAGTCCCTTCGAGAGGACCTTCCTGCGTGA
- a CDS encoding thioredoxin domain-containing protein, which translates to MNRLAGVTSPYLLQHADNPVDWWPWAPEAFEEARRRDVPILLSVGYSACHWCHVMAHESFEDHATARYLNEHFVSIKVDREERPDVDAVYMEAVQAATGQGGWPMTVFLTPDAEPFYFGTYFPPAPRHGMPSFPQVLEGVRQAWDTRRDEVAEVAGKIVRDLSQREISHQAAQPPGEQELAQALLGLTREYDPQRGGFGGAPKFPPSMVLEFLLRQHARTGAEGALQMAQDTCERMARGGIYDQLGGGFARYSVDRDWVVPHFEKMLYDNALLCRVYAHLWRATGSDLARRVALETADFLVRELRTEEGGFASALDADSDDGSGRHVEGAYYVWTPERLRAVLGDADGDLAAQYYGVTDEGTFEHGLSVLQLPQQDTLFDARKIASVKERLLDERRQRPAPGRDDKVVAAWNGLAVAALAETGAYFDRPDLIEAALGAADLLVRVHLDEHARLARTSKDGRVGPNAGVLEDYADVAEGFLALASVTGEGVWLDFAGLLLDHVLARFTDPETGALYDTAADAEQLIRRPQDPTDNATPSGWTAAAGALLSYAAHTGSEPHRTAAERALGVVKTLGPRVPRFIGWGLAVAEALLDGPKEIAVVGSDPADERTTALHRKALLGTAPGAVVAMGVAESDEFPLVAGRPLVGGQPAVYVCRHFVCDAPTTDPERLRALLNSH; encoded by the coding sequence ATGAACCGGTTGGCTGGTGTGACCTCGCCTTATCTGCTTCAGCACGCTGACAATCCGGTCGACTGGTGGCCCTGGGCGCCGGAGGCTTTCGAGGAAGCACGACGGCGCGACGTACCCATTCTGCTGTCGGTCGGCTACTCGGCGTGCCACTGGTGTCATGTCATGGCGCACGAGTCCTTCGAGGACCACGCCACCGCCCGCTATCTCAACGAGCACTTCGTCAGCATCAAGGTCGACCGTGAGGAACGCCCCGACGTCGACGCCGTCTACATGGAAGCCGTACAGGCCGCCACCGGGCAGGGCGGGTGGCCGATGACCGTCTTCCTCACCCCGGACGCCGAGCCCTTCTACTTCGGGACGTACTTCCCGCCCGCGCCGCGACACGGCATGCCGTCCTTCCCGCAGGTGCTGGAGGGTGTGCGGCAGGCCTGGGACACCCGTCGTGACGAGGTCGCCGAGGTCGCCGGGAAGATCGTCCGGGACCTTTCCCAGCGGGAGATCAGCCACCAGGCCGCGCAGCCGCCCGGCGAGCAGGAACTCGCGCAGGCGCTGCTCGGGCTGACCCGCGAGTACGACCCGCAGCGCGGCGGATTCGGCGGGGCGCCGAAGTTCCCGCCGTCCATGGTGCTGGAGTTCCTGCTGCGCCAGCACGCCCGGACCGGCGCCGAGGGCGCGCTGCAGATGGCCCAGGACACCTGCGAGCGCATGGCCCGCGGCGGGATCTACGACCAGCTGGGCGGCGGGTTCGCCCGGTACTCCGTCGACCGGGACTGGGTCGTGCCGCACTTCGAGAAGATGCTCTACGACAACGCGCTGCTGTGCCGGGTCTACGCCCACCTCTGGCGGGCCACCGGATCGGATCTCGCCCGGCGCGTCGCCCTGGAGACCGCCGACTTCCTCGTCCGCGAACTGCGCACGGAAGAAGGCGGATTCGCCTCCGCGCTGGACGCCGACAGCGACGACGGCAGCGGGCGGCATGTCGAGGGCGCGTACTACGTGTGGACGCCCGAGCGGCTGCGCGCCGTCCTCGGCGACGCGGACGGCGACCTCGCCGCCCAGTACTACGGCGTGACCGACGAGGGCACCTTCGAGCACGGCCTGTCCGTCCTCCAACTGCCCCAGCAGGACACCCTCTTCGACGCCCGGAAGATCGCCTCCGTCAAGGAGCGGCTGCTCGATGAGCGGCGGCAGCGCCCCGCACCAGGCCGGGACGACAAGGTCGTCGCCGCCTGGAACGGCCTCGCCGTCGCCGCGCTCGCCGAGACCGGCGCCTACTTCGACCGGCCCGATCTGATCGAGGCCGCCCTCGGCGCCGCCGACCTGCTCGTCCGCGTGCACCTCGACGAACACGCCCGGCTCGCCCGCACCAGCAAGGACGGCCGGGTCGGCCCCAACGCCGGTGTCCTGGAGGACTACGCGGATGTCGCCGAGGGCTTCCTCGCGCTCGCGTCCGTGACGGGGGAGGGCGTCTGGCTGGACTTCGCCGGGCTGCTCCTCGACCATGTGCTCGCCCGCTTCACCGACCCCGAGACCGGCGCCCTGTACGACACCGCCGCCGACGCCGAACAGCTCATCCGCCGGCCCCAGGACCCCACCGACAACGCCACCCCGTCCGGCTGGACCGCCGCGGCCGGAGCCCTGCTGAGCTATGCCGCGCACACCGGCTCCGAGCCGCATCGGACCGCCGCCGAGCGGGCGTTGGGCGTGGTGAAGACCCTCGGGCCGCGCGTGCCCCGGTTCATCGGCTGGGGGCTCGCCGTCGCGGAGGCGCTGCTCGACGGGCCGAAGGAGATCGCCGTCGTCGGATCCGATCCCGCGGACGAAAGGACAACGGCCCTGCACCGTAAGGCACTTCTGGGCACCGCCCCCGGCGCAGTCGTGGCCATGGGTGTTGCGGAGAGTGATGAATTCCCGCTCGTTGCCGGCCGTCCACTGGTGGGCGGTCAACCTGCGGTTTACGTCTGCCGTCATTTCGTCTGTGACGCGCCGACGACCGATCCGGAACGGTTGCGGGCCCTGCTCAACAGTCACTGA
- a CDS encoding Uma2 family endonuclease: MTAEMVAPAWMHTQITAEQYDSWSEEQCAGIEIVDGMVVVSPSASKRHNRLARILANTLDAAAGTDWNADTDFDVRLQDVPLTNRRPDVIVYRAETIDLTPTRPEHVLLVVEVVSPGSETTDRIVKVDQYAKAGIPFYWRIEQAATGVPIVYTYVLDPATKAYRDGEMFTGVIKAAAPFPVTVDLAAI; the protein is encoded by the coding sequence ATGACCGCCGAGATGGTGGCGCCCGCGTGGATGCACACCCAGATCACTGCGGAGCAGTACGACTCCTGGTCCGAAGAACAGTGTGCCGGCATTGAGATCGTGGACGGGATGGTCGTCGTGAGCCCGAGCGCCTCCAAGCGGCACAACCGGCTGGCCCGGATCCTGGCCAATACCCTCGACGCCGCCGCAGGCACGGACTGGAACGCCGACACGGACTTCGACGTCCGTCTGCAGGACGTTCCACTCACCAACCGCCGTCCGGACGTCATCGTCTACCGGGCGGAGACCATCGACCTCACGCCCACCCGCCCCGAACACGTACTCCTGGTCGTCGAGGTCGTGTCGCCCGGCTCGGAGACCACGGACCGGATCGTGAAGGTGGACCAGTACGCCAAGGCCGGCATCCCCTTCTACTGGCGGATCGAGCAGGCCGCCACCGGTGTCCCGATCGTCTACACCTACGTTCTCGACCCCGCCACCAAGGCCTACCGGGACGGCGAGATGTTCACCGGCGTGATCAAGGCTGCCGCACCCTTCCCCGTCACCGTGGACCTGGCAGCCATCTGA